The nucleotide window CTGAAGGATTTGTGACcccaaaaggaaggaaaacaaAGGAGGAGGTTGCAGATGGTTATCTGAATGAACTCATTGGAAGATATTTGGTTCATGTGAGTTCAAGGGAGATTGATGGGCAAGTAAGGACGTGCCGTGTTTTGAACCTTGTTCGCGAGTTCATCATTTCAAATGCAGATGACGTCCTCATCTTGGAATCAAATAGCCCTAGTAGTAGTACTTATTCAGGTCAGAAATTTCGACACCTTTCTGCTCATTATGTTCCTATCAGCAATTTGTCAAGACGGGTTAGAGACTTGAATCGAACACGTACGTTACTAGTGTTTGGCCCTTCCCAGCAGGCAGTGGTTTCCTCGGACGATTATGAGCTTGGAAAAGTACTTAAAACTCTTGTCAATTTAAGGGTTTTAGATTTCAAAGGTGTACGTTTGGAGGACTTCCCTGAATCTATTgttagtctctctctcttaaagtacataagtatgaggaaaaccaaaattaaatCAGTTCCAAGTTCCATAAAGAAGCTTTCACAGTTAGAAACGTTAGATCTCAAGCGAACCCAGGTGATCGAATTACCAAAAGAAATCTACGAGCTCCACAATATGCGCCATCTTTTGGTCAGTCGCGGTTGTGATCAAGATGACGATGGACCTACCCAAGGAGTGGGAGTGGTTTCCTCAGGCAACATCGGAGCTTTACCCGAATTACAGAAGCTGTCACTAATTAAGGTGGGGAACAACAGAACAATCCTAAAAAACTTAGCAGAGTTAACTGGTCTTAGAAAGTTGGGGCTGACAGATCTCAGAGCAGAACATGCAACAGAGTTGTGCTGCGCGGTTGAGAAAATGGTGCACCTTTCGACGCTTGAAGTGAGATCAACAAATGAGGATGAGTATCTTGATTTGGATCATATTAGATCCCCTCCTCGCTCTCTGCAACGACTCTGTTTGGCAGGGCGCCTCATAAGTTTACCGCAGTGGTTTCCTCAACTTGAAAGTGTTGTGAAGATTAGCTTGAAGCGATCAAAACTGGATCCTGATGCCAACCCACTTGAGGCCCTTCAAGCTTTGCCTAATCTAATGGAGCTCAATTTGGTTGACTATTATACCGGGGAGAAGTTAGAATTTCAAGTGGAAACGTTCCAGAAGCTAAAGATATTACGCATCCAACAACTTGATCAACTAAATTTTATGATAGTCgagaatggggcaatgcctgTGCTTAAGAAGCTAACCATGTCCAAATGTGAGAATCTGAGGTTACTTCTTGGCATAGAGGGTCTTACGAAACTAGAGGAATTCTGTGTCCATGACATGCATACTGAATTCCGAAGTCTTTATGGTATGTAGTGGCATGTTTATGTAGAATAAGATGTGTGGGGTAGTGGGGTAATTCAACTGAGCTCTATGTATTTGATAGTTGTATCgtctttgttcttttgggtGGATGCCTCCTTAGCTGGGTTTACTTCTGGAAAAGGAGTTGTagttttttcccctttttttttttttttttttttggagttttAGGAGGTGCAGTgatactctttttccttgacCGGATTTTCCTcattttgaggttttttaaggcaaggttttaacgaggtcACGTTTATATGCTCTCTAGCTTTTACAGTTGCTTCAATGTATGTTTTTAAAGTTGAATAAAGTTGTTCTCTTATAAACAtatatcaaaaataaaaataaaaagtcactCCGTTCATTATTTCCAATTAATGTTTTACATTTCTTATTTTGACTTGGATtgtaacttaattttttatgaaagtAATACTACGGGCACCAAACCGTGATCACCTCCCCTCAGATTAATGGGTGATGCCAAATTGAAATAGCATATCATTATTAGTGTTGAATATAGTTGGTGTTCGTAATATTAGTTCCCCAATTGGCAATCGTCATTGATATAATAGTCTGACAAGGAAAGCCAAAACCATAGCCACCCCCACTTGAGAAGAAGCTTGGCCTACGTTGATTAAGTGAACAATATTCTTCCAAACTGAATCCGCGTGGAATAAAATCTGTCTTTATCTTATGACATAGAACAGCAGGTGTACTGTGTACGCCGCGGTGGcaagaaatttcaattttcttgaaaatgaagttggaaaagaacaagaaataaaaCTAAAGCTCTAGGGCTACCAACCAACCATTTTTCAACAAtttatcaatatatatatatgtatcatGGGTAGTGGCTTGTTAATTGGGTCTTAATTTTTGCTCTCACATCTGCCCCATTTTCTCTTTATGGACACGTGTCTCGAGgtgtagagagagaaaatactCTTTGTGGGAATTCACTGTGTGTAGAATTTTGTGAGTTGACTTGTACGATCTTCGATCACAAGCATGTGGACGAGTATGGTTTTCAACCATAAGTATGCTCTTCAATCATGTATTCGACTACTTTCAACAACGAGCATGCCATGATTTTGAATTATGCCTTCATCCAAGTTTTGTCTTCGACATGAATTTTGCCTTCGCCAAGAGCGGTCTTCGACCATAAGTTGAGTACTGACATGCCCCCGTTAGTTTAGAGTGCATGTTTGCTAACTTCATAATTTGCCATATAGAGAAATAGGCAATAGAGAAAACTctttaagttttcttttttatcctGAGTGGTGCAATGGTTGCCCCACCACACaaagttattcagcatatgcAGTCAAGAGGGGCATGTTGGCCTTCATGCGGTCGTTTTTAACAGGTTGTCAACCAATTCTAACCATACAAGAATATAAAGTTAATTTCATCAACAAAAATCATTTTCAATGTACTCTAAAGTTTCACCTATGTATGAATCAATACGTAGGGTTAGTAGCATATTTAGCTATTGAGCAACATATGACTGGATTCAAATTCAAGCATTTTATAGAGCCATAAATGAAACTGTTCTCATCTCCCAAATGTAAGAGGAATAAGTAAAATATCTTAGTATGTgtataatcaatttaaaagCTTCTGATCATACGCCTTTCAGGCCATGGGCTTcaccaacaataaaaaattaactgTTGTAAAATCGCACTAGACATACCATAAGCTCATGGGTCATAAGACCAGGATCATCATTCTTTATCACTCAGATGCTAATAGCTTCGCTATTTGCTTGTTGCAAATCATGCAATTCACTGCAAAGGAAAAGGTTGGACCTGACGCTCCCGCTGAATTCCAACGGCGGCAATGTTTGGGCCCAAGGGGCATTGCACCAGTCACCTTCGCTGGCCTTGATAAATCTGCCTTTCTGCACAGTGTAGACATCACACGCGGTTCTCTTGGCTCTCTACTCATTGTAACAATTAAAAACCATTTTAGCCACAACCACCGGGAAGAAGATGCCCCCAGCGCAAGGTCATTGTATACAGCAGCCATAAATGATCAGATGAGGTGCTGGTATATATTGAACAGCAAGTAACATCATGATTAATACTTTCCCTAGATTccaaataaacataatatatcctcttttctctctttgccaAAGAACGGattgcatttaaaaaaaactacgtCAGAGGAATGAGAAAGATCTTATCTGTATCTTCGTTCcgaaatgaaattttgaatatcTTCATTGGCTTAGAAGCTTTGAACGCACACCGACAAGCATGTGTTTCCTACACTCCTTACTTTTGCATTGTTTGTCTTCTGGATAGTTCTTTGCTAGCGTGCGATTAAAGCGTTTCTCAGTCATTAACTTTTTTGAGCAAAACATTAGCTTTGAAAAACTCTTCTTCTCAGCATTCAATCAATCAATAAGTGTAAGTATACAAAATCATCATGTGCAAGTAAGGATTTCAGAGGTCACGATACTTGAGCAATTCCAAACATGAGCATACTGTTCTCATAAGCAAGAAAGATATGACAGGCTTGCGATTTCAAATATTGAAATTTCTACGAAGGCACAGCCGCACAGATGACCCCAACCCACGCCCACCGTGTGCACTGCCATCATAAGCATATATACTTATGTGGCCTATTAGTGTGTGGCGGCGACATGGGCATATCTCCTAATACAGCTATATGGATTACCGAGCAAGTCCAGTGCAACTTTGTGATAGGCATATAAGTTTGTTACTCACATGCCTTAAAATCAATGATGTGGCGTAGTCCACAAAACAATTCTCAcaatgaaatggtgtggttacTCCAATGCAGTGTAgtaaatcacataaaattgattatgcttGAACGTCTAATGCGATATGCATTTGCAGGATAGATGGGCATCCAGATTTCAAAGAAACACATGTAACTTAGTGACTCAacgtttttctctttttgtcaAAGAGGAACGACCAAGTCCATTTAATTCTAAACTGATCAAAATGAATGAGATGGTTCTTATCTGTGTAGTCCACATCCAAGTACAAATTTGGCATTCTGGCTCCTCATTTTCAAGAGATGCAGTTTAGAGTCTGCTGCTATTCCTCTCCCTTTGAGTTTCCCTGTTCTCCTGGCGTCTTTGTTAGTTTAGAAATCACAACACCCCATTGTAGTCGGACAAATGTGCACGTATGGGGACAACATTTCAACCAACAACTGCATCTTGTACTTTGAGATAATAAAGAATCTGGGCAGCCAAAACATGTTAATTATGTCCCGGTTTTTAGTAGAGAATCAAGTGAGATAAGAAAAGATATCATTTGAAGCATTTAACCGCCTGCCGCCATCTCCTCACAACAAAAGAATTGGGTTGTCATGAGTACGACCGTGAGAATGACAATCGAGTATATCCTTGTGATGATTAATGTTTTTGAGATAATAACAGAGAGATTAAAATCTGGCACCCACAATATATTACACTATGTAGATAATCAAGTGGGAATGACATATCCCCGTTCGAAGGATTTAGCATCTGCCCCCTAATTCAATCCGTTTGTTACATGATGCAATAAGCAATGTTAATAAAAGACTTTGATAATGCTCACATAAAACTTTCAGTGTGTATGGAGAAGTGCAAACATAGAATGCAATATTTTCATCCAATCGTTAAATTGTGAGAGATATAAAGAGTTAGAAATTCTTCTCTTATTTGGGGAGTCAACTCTTGCCCCCATTGTAGCACGGGTGAGCCTTCAATTATACAGTGTCCCTTGCTCCTTCATATGGCTTTTTGTACAGTTCCCACAGACGGTGTCAACTATTGGAGAGAAAAATTTCGGATCCTCCAacaagtaattttttatttccatgTTGAGAAGCCAGACACCGTCTTTGATTATCACCATTGAGTGAGGAAGGGAGTACCTGCAAAAAAACACTCCGACGCTCAAGTCAGTGCTCGTTCATGAATACTGCAGTAAAATCAATCATAACTCCCTCCCCCTATGCTGGGGGATTACTTAGCCTTTTATAGACATTGAACCCTTGGACTCCAAGTCCCATATCCCTTATTTATCTCTATTCTCAATGGTAGTGGATATCATGTTATTTGATTCCCTCCACTCCCTAAATTTAGGGTTCGTGGAAAGTGGCTTGTTAATTGGGCCTTAATTTTTGCTCCCACACCCCGGTATAATAGTCAACTAGATTGAGCTCAATCAGATTAGGCAAAGCTTGAAGGGCCTAAAGTGGGTTGGATTTAGGATCCAGTTTTGATCGCTTCAAGCTAAACTTCACAGCATTGTAAAGTTAGGAAATCCACTGTGGCGTACGTTCGAGGCACCCTTTCAAACAGATGCGTTGCAGAGAGCGAGGAGGGGATCTCATATGATCCAAATCAAGATACTCCTCCTCTTTTGTTGATCTCACTTCAAGCGTCGAAAGGCGCTTCATTTTCTCAATGGCACAACACAGCTCCGTTCCATGTTCTTCTTTGACATCTGTCAGCCTCAACTTTCTAAGACCAGTTAACTCTGCTAAGCTTTTTAGTGTTAAATTTAATACACACTTAAAGAATATAGAAATATCtagaagaaattagaaaactcAAGAAAGTTCactaattttgacaaaatcaaGTTTTAAGAGATGATTATTGTAAACTCTAGAAAAGTcctattaaaaatcttgtaataaggtaatattatattataaagtAGTGACTTGGAGAATGGCGGCAGCTTTAGTGTATAAATAGATGTTGTTGTCTCTTGTACAACGCCAAGAGAGTGAGAACAGGCCAAATAGCCagtaaaaaagagagagaagaggccAATAAGCCAAAAGGCCAATAAGCCTAGCAAACAGTTTCTAGTTGTTGAAGGCCAATAAGCCTGGTTCTCTATAAAGCCTTGTACCCATCTAttgttgaataaataaaatcacgCTTTTGTTCTCTAAAACCCAACATTTAGGATTGCTTTGTTGTTTTCCACCTTAATTAGTGACAGCTTCTGTAATTCGGATAAAGCTCTGATGTTGTCTGAGGAAACCACCTCCACTCCTTGGGCAGGTCCATCATCATCTTGATCACAGCCGCGACTGACCAAAAGATGGCGCATATTGTGGAGCTCATAGATTTCTTTTGGTAATTCGATCACCTGGGTTCGCTTAAGATCTAACGTTTCTAACTGTGAAAGCTTCTTTATAGAACTTGGAACtgatttgattttggttttcctCATACTTACGTACtttaagagagagaggccAAGAATAGATTTGGGAAAGTCCTTCAAAGGAACACCTTTAAAATCTAAAACCCTTAAATATTTAAGGGGTTTAAGTACATTTCCAAGCTCGTCATGTTGAGAGGAAAGCACTGTCGGCTGGCTAGAGCCAAACACTAGTAAGGTACTTGTTCGATTCAAGTCTCTACACCCTCTTGACGAATTATTGATAGGAGCATAATGAGCAGAAAGGCGTCGAATTTTCTGACCTGAATGACTAGTACTAGTGCTGTTTGATTCCACGACATTAATGAAATTCTCTGCTTTTGAAATGACGAACTCACGAACAAGGCTCGTAACTCGACAAGTCCTTACTTTCCCATCAATCTCCGTTGAATTCACGTCAACCAAATTTCTTCCAATCAGTTCATTCAGACAACCATCTGCAACCTCCTCCATTGTTTTTCCTCTTCTCGGGGTCACAAATCCTTCAGCTACCCACAAGCGAATAAGCCTCTCACACTTGATGGAGTAGTCTTCAGGAAACATGCTGAAATACAAGAAACAACTTTGTACATCGATTGGAAGGTCCCTGTAACTTGGAACCCAAACTTGTTCAATAATCGGAAGATTGTAAACAAGGCTATTATGGAACTTCTCCCACTCGAACGGAGTTTGTGGCTTCTTGGATAGCAAAGTAGCCACAGCTGAAACTGCAAGGGGCAAGTATTCACACCTCTTGAGGATTTTTTCTGCGCAAACTTGAAGCTCCTCTGGACTTTCGCCTTTATTTCCTTGAAATGCCTTCTTGCAGAACAGCTTGGTGACATCTTTCCATGATAACACTCTACTCAAATCATGAATATACTCGGCAGAATTTGCATGCAGAGAAGCTAAATTAGAGGCTCGAGTAGTTATGATTATTTTAC belongs to Prunus persica cultivar Lovell chromosome G4, Prunus_persica_NCBIv2, whole genome shotgun sequence and includes:
- the LOC18781133 gene encoding disease resistance protein RPM1; protein product: MAELALQQASVLVEKLIQEFNRPSEANVDLAKAQKMLTMMRAYLADHLSDQIGSQVIQNRAKEIKDIIYDTEDALAKFSAEIPHHVHSNIFSRTGHQVKHSFSVWKASRNLIRTLKEIESTFGSLQALDPPNSNPRVEETYNNLVYNQVVKEEDIVGFEEPKEKLIKQLMEGDTMEGDTSRPLQIWIVGPSGSGKTTLVKIVYESKRVQRFFDCHAFVDVPRTFDCRKLLLSMLSKFEDRMQEPVVLHHQHHYEEIDPGQKLKQLLRQTKYLVVLDNVWRGHNFGCIVNALPEGLPGSKIIITTRDSNLSSLHANSAEYIHDLSQVLSWKDVNKLFCKKAFRPNSGECPKELQAWGEKILKRCEFLPIAVSAVASSLSKKPQTPIAWEKFHDSLGSDLPIVKQVWDPSYRDLPMELQSCFLYFSLFPEDYSIKRERLIRLWVAEGFVTPKGRKTKEEVADGYLNELIGRYLVHVSSREIDGQVRTCRVLNLVREFIISNADDVLILESNSPSSSTYSGQKFRHLSAHYVPISNLSRRVRDLNRTRTLLVFGPSQQAVVSSDDYELGKVLKTLVNLRVLDFKGVRLEDFPESIVSLSLLKYISMRKTKIKSVPSSIKKLSQLETLDLKRTQVIELPKEIYELHNMRHLLVSRGCDQDDDGPTQGVGVVSSGNIGALPELQKLSLIKVGNNRTILKNLAELTGLRKLGLTDLRAEHATELCCAVEKMVHLSTLEVRSTNEDEYLDLDHIRSPPRSLQRLCLAGRLISLPQWFPQLESVVKISLKRSKLDPDANPLEALQALPNLMELNLVDYYTGEKLEFQVETFQKLKILRIQQLDQLNFMIVENGAMPVLKKLTMSKCENLRLLLGIEGLTKLEEFCVHDMHTEFRSLYGM